In Amycolatopsis sp. EV170708-02-1, the following are encoded in one genomic region:
- a CDS encoding SRPBCC domain-containing protein: MPVTEPTRFQVRLRAPIDEVWHALTDPGALCEWLAEYAEVDLPSRYEFWGRYTPDGDRPRQRLLLAEGNVLRFAWTVGGTETVVEIALSEDGDGTSLSFSQSGLPDYTAMLADSDSALGMMYTYWALSIANLADHVEGRPLTARCDLTSPLMSEEVRIDAPRGEVYSSIADPAVFTRWFGARIEAETEVGGRWAMGSLEIDPDPAKIVDLVPGSKMTLAYQDGVVASWELEDSEGGTKLTFVQSGFSEEKPPYGSWMGWLSGLAELRRFHEIDPWLPLWADVRLEGMPEGLITLEGK; the protein is encoded by the coding sequence ATGCCCGTGACTGAACCGACGAGGTTCCAGGTGCGCCTGCGCGCGCCGATCGACGAGGTCTGGCACGCGCTGACCGATCCCGGGGCGCTGTGCGAGTGGCTCGCCGAGTACGCGGAAGTCGACCTGCCGTCCCGGTACGAGTTCTGGGGGCGCTACACACCGGATGGCGATCGTCCGCGCCAGCGGCTGTTGCTGGCCGAGGGCAACGTCCTGCGGTTCGCGTGGACCGTCGGCGGCACGGAGACCGTCGTCGAGATCGCGCTGTCGGAGGACGGGGACGGGACGTCCCTGTCGTTCAGCCAGAGCGGTCTGCCGGATTACACCGCGATGCTGGCCGATTCGGATTCGGCGCTCGGCATGATGTACACGTACTGGGCGCTGTCCATCGCGAACCTGGCCGACCACGTCGAAGGACGGCCGCTCACCGCCCGCTGCGACCTCACCTCCCCGCTCATGAGCGAGGAAGTGCGCATCGACGCGCCGCGAGGTGAGGTGTATTCCTCGATCGCCGATCCCGCCGTGTTCACGCGCTGGTTCGGCGCCCGGATCGAGGCGGAGACCGAGGTCGGCGGCCGCTGGGCGATGGGGTCATTGGAGATCGACCCGGATCCGGCGAAGATCGTCGATCTGGTGCCCGGCTCGAAGATGACGCTCGCCTATCAGGACGGTGTCGTCGCCTCCTGGGAACTCGAGGATTCCGAGGGCGGCACGAAGCTGACGTTCGTCCAAAGTGGATTTTCCGAGGAGAAGCCGCCCTACGGTTCGTGGATGGGCTGGCTCAGTGGTTTGGCGGAACTGCGCAGGTTCCACGAGATCGACCCGTGGCTTCCGCTGTGGGCCGACGTCCGCCTGGAAGGAATGCCCGAAGGACTCATCACCCTGGAAGGAAAGTAG
- a CDS encoding TetR/AcrR family transcriptional regulator — protein MDHPTERSARPRDRKAQLAGLAAELFRARGFHGVGINDIAAAAGITGPALYRHFADKQAVLSYVVLSGIDDMEAATTETLADGLPVPAQVNALLGTLAAQAVERREVAALWRWEGRHLPREERREIRRRSGAVLEAWSKALRALRPELTADDAELLCWAGLSVFGSVSVHHTSVAKKRFAQILVQLAESVLHVTLPEPEETPEETPSMALGEPSRREQILAAATELFGQRGFRSVSMEEIGAAAGIAGPSVYRHFPSKAALMVAIGHRAADRLALAAERALRTDDERDALRRLAASYVHTLLRTPELLVSFSGSPMELPERDKADLIRVQRDYVARWIALTSEVHPELSLREVKITVHAALTIANDLARTRRVNGRPNFEAELTALTHAVLKVSS, from the coding sequence ATGGATCACCCGACCGAGCGTTCAGCCCGACCGCGCGACCGCAAGGCCCAGCTGGCAGGCCTCGCCGCGGAGCTCTTTCGCGCCCGCGGGTTCCACGGCGTCGGCATCAACGACATCGCCGCCGCGGCCGGGATCACCGGGCCCGCGCTGTACCGGCATTTCGCGGACAAGCAGGCCGTGCTGTCCTACGTCGTGCTGTCCGGCATCGACGACATGGAGGCGGCCACCACCGAGACGCTCGCCGACGGTCTCCCCGTTCCCGCCCAGGTCAACGCCCTCTTGGGCACCCTCGCCGCGCAGGCGGTGGAGCGGCGTGAGGTCGCCGCGCTGTGGCGCTGGGAGGGCAGGCATCTGCCCCGGGAGGAACGGCGTGAGATCCGCCGCCGGTCCGGCGCGGTACTCGAAGCGTGGTCCAAGGCGCTGCGCGCGTTGCGTCCGGAACTGACCGCCGACGACGCCGAGCTGCTGTGCTGGGCCGGGCTGAGCGTCTTCGGCAGCGTCTCCGTGCATCACACGTCCGTGGCGAAGAAACGCTTCGCGCAGATCCTCGTGCAGCTGGCGGAGTCGGTGCTGCATGTCACACTCCCCGAACCCGAGGAGACGCCGGAGGAGACGCCGTCGATGGCGCTCGGCGAGCCGTCCCGGCGCGAGCAGATCCTCGCCGCCGCGACCGAGCTGTTCGGGCAACGCGGCTTCCGCTCGGTGAGCATGGAGGAGATCGGCGCGGCCGCCGGGATCGCCGGGCCGAGCGTGTACCGGCACTTCCCCAGCAAGGCCGCGCTGATGGTGGCGATCGGGCATCGAGCGGCCGACCGGCTGGCGCTCGCCGCGGAACGCGCGTTGCGGACCGACGACGAACGCGACGCGCTCCGCAGGCTGGCGGCGTCCTATGTGCACACCCTGCTGCGCACGCCCGAGCTGCTGGTGTCCTTCTCCGGCAGTCCCATGGAGCTGCCGGAACGCGACAAGGCGGACCTGATCCGGGTCCAGCGTGACTACGTCGCGCGCTGGATCGCGCTGACCTCGGAAGTCCACCCGGAACTGAGCCTGCGCGAAGTGAAGATCACCGTGCACGCGGCGCTGACCATCGCGAACGACCTCGCCCGCACCCGGCGCGTCAACGGCCGCCCGAACTTCGAGGCCGAGCTGACCGCGCTGACACACGCCGTCCTGAAAGTCAGCTCTTAG
- a CDS encoding response regulator transcription factor, with protein MIRVLLVDDQRLVRAGFKSILDSEDDISVVAEAADGRESLEAAREHEPDVVLMDIRMPVMDGLTATRHLLGDPARAGTKVVILTTFDLDEDVYGALRAGASGFLVKDTEPEELIHGVRVVARGDALLAPSITRRLISEFAGRVDRPAPSPTLNRLTEREREVMSLVAAGLSNDEIAKELVLSPATAKTHVSRIMTKVDVRDRAQLVVLAYESGMVTPRWLTP; from the coding sequence ATGATCCGGGTCCTGCTGGTCGACGATCAACGGCTGGTCCGCGCCGGCTTCAAATCCATTTTGGACAGTGAGGACGACATCAGTGTGGTCGCCGAGGCGGCCGACGGGCGTGAGTCCCTCGAAGCCGCGCGCGAACACGAACCCGACGTCGTCCTGATGGACATCCGGATGCCGGTGATGGACGGGCTCACCGCGACCCGGCATCTGCTCGGCGACCCGGCGCGGGCCGGGACCAAGGTCGTCATCCTCACCACCTTCGACCTCGACGAGGACGTCTACGGCGCGTTGCGCGCGGGTGCCAGTGGGTTCCTCGTCAAGGACACCGAACCGGAGGAACTGATCCACGGTGTCCGCGTGGTCGCCAGGGGCGACGCGTTGCTCGCGCCGTCGATCACGCGCCGCCTGATCTCCGAGTTCGCCGGCCGGGTGGACCGGCCGGCCCCCTCGCCCACCCTGAACCGGCTCACCGAGCGGGAACGCGAGGTGATGAGCCTCGTCGCGGCAGGCCTGTCCAACGACGAGATCGCGAAGGAACTCGTGCTCAGCCCGGCGACGGCGAAGACGCACGTCAGCCGGATCATGACCAAGGTGGACGTCCGTGACCGCGCGCAGCTCGTCGTGCTGGCCTATGAATCGGGCATGGTCACCCCGCGCTGGTTGACCCCGTGA
- a CDS encoding helix-turn-helix domain-containing protein: MKDVEYLDRLEQAEALLKPQRVDVLRQLAEPRSCTEVATVLEQTPQRVYYHVKRLVEAGLVKQVSERKVRAVSEGVYQATARSYWLSPGLVGRLGPRAARDELSLGYLVDLMEEVQADVAALDRTAPELPSIGVSGEIRVEPERRQEFLDELKTTLQDLFTRYGGAEGDAFKLAVACYPKGDARD; this comes from the coding sequence GTGAAGGATGTGGAGTACCTCGATCGGCTGGAGCAGGCGGAGGCGTTGCTCAAGCCGCAGCGGGTGGATGTCCTGCGGCAGCTGGCGGAGCCGCGGTCGTGCACCGAGGTGGCGACGGTGCTGGAGCAGACTCCGCAGCGGGTCTACTACCACGTGAAACGACTGGTGGAAGCCGGTCTCGTGAAGCAGGTGTCGGAGCGGAAGGTGCGCGCCGTCAGTGAGGGCGTGTACCAGGCGACCGCCCGTTCGTACTGGCTGTCACCCGGGCTGGTCGGACGGCTCGGCCCGCGGGCGGCGCGGGACGAGCTGAGCCTGGGGTACCTGGTGGACCTCATGGAGGAGGTCCAGGCGGACGTCGCCGCGCTCGACAGGACCGCGCCGGAGCTGCCGTCGATCGGCGTTTCCGGCGAGATCCGGGTGGAGCCCGAGCGGCGCCAGGAGTTCCTCGACGAACTGAAGACGACTTTGCAGGATCTGTTCACCCGCTACGGCGGAGCGGAAGGCGACGCCTTCAAACTCGCCGTGGCCTGTTACCCGAAGGGAGATGCCCGTGACTGA
- a CDS encoding MMPL family transporter — translation MDTITLSERRPGGGLSKLAGWSQRHRWLAVSLWLLTLVGVTLGSQLAGSAYHDDHSLPGTESQQIMDLFQAQAPAQTGATAEIVFKTESGLATARGPIDTMLAEVRNQPHVKSVTSPFDTPSAISREGTIGYAAVAFDLESKDLPYDDIVRVVDTAKKAETAGLQVELGGEPIKRTSGGGGPSEGVGLLAALVILVFLFRSILAAGLPVITAIFAVGSTLGVIVLVSRFVDIASYTAPLMMLVGFGVGVDYALLIFSRYRGEILGGLDREQAARRALDTAGRSVLFAGGTVIIALLGLLALGLGSLRGVALAVALTVLVTMLASITLLPALLSLFGRRLEKGIRKHAAKREHGKAWGKLGDAVQRRPIVPLAIGLLVLIGLSLPALGMRLGFADAGTDPEASTTRQAYDLMAEGFGPGFSEPLIVVTENGDGAALQRKLEATPGIAEVTPPMGQGVTTVLAFPASSPQDAATAELVERLRTEVLPGLPGKYLVGGSVAAAVDFADAVGDRLPLFVLVVVGLSALLLMVVFRSILIPLKAAVLNLLSIGAALGVMTAVFGDGLFGAQAGPIEAFVPVLIFAIVFGLSMDYEVFLVSRMHEEWRRTGDARHAVREGLASTGGVITAAAAIMIVVFGAFLLNPDRMLAQFGLGLAVAVLVDAFVIRCLVVPAVMRLLGARAWWLPQWLDRRLPHVALEPSSR, via the coding sequence ATGGACACCATCACTCTTTCCGAGAGGCGGCCTGGGGGCGGTCTCTCGAAGCTGGCGGGCTGGTCTCAGCGCCACCGCTGGCTCGCCGTTTCGCTCTGGCTGCTCACCCTCGTCGGTGTCACGCTGGGCTCGCAGCTGGCGGGCAGCGCCTATCACGACGACCATTCCTTGCCGGGCACCGAATCCCAGCAGATCATGGACCTCTTCCAAGCGCAGGCTCCCGCACAGACCGGCGCGACGGCCGAGATCGTCTTCAAGACCGAGAGCGGGCTCGCGACCGCACGCGGACCGATCGACACGATGCTCGCCGAAGTACGGAACCAGCCACACGTGAAATCGGTGACGAGTCCTTTCGACACCCCGTCCGCCATCTCGCGTGAGGGCACGATCGGTTACGCGGCGGTCGCTTTCGACCTGGAATCGAAAGATCTGCCCTACGACGACATCGTGCGTGTCGTCGACACCGCGAAGAAGGCGGAGACCGCCGGGCTCCAGGTCGAACTCGGAGGCGAGCCGATCAAGCGGACCAGCGGGGGCGGCGGCCCGTCGGAGGGTGTCGGCTTGCTCGCCGCGCTGGTGATCCTCGTCTTCCTGTTCCGCTCGATCCTCGCCGCCGGGCTCCCGGTGATCACGGCGATCTTCGCCGTCGGCAGCACGCTCGGCGTCATCGTGCTCGTCAGCAGGTTCGTCGACATCGCCAGTTACACGGCGCCGTTGATGATGCTGGTCGGGTTCGGCGTCGGCGTGGACTACGCGCTGCTCATCTTTTCCCGCTATCGCGGCGAAATCCTCGGTGGTCTCGACCGCGAGCAGGCGGCGCGGCGAGCGCTGGACACCGCGGGCCGGTCGGTGCTGTTCGCCGGTGGCACGGTGATCATCGCGTTGCTCGGCCTGCTCGCGCTCGGCCTCGGATCGCTGCGCGGGGTCGCTCTCGCAGTCGCGCTGACCGTGCTCGTGACGATGCTCGCCTCGATCACCCTGCTTCCCGCGCTGCTTTCGCTTTTCGGGCGCCGCCTGGAAAAGGGCATCCGCAAGCATGCCGCGAAACGCGAACACGGCAAGGCCTGGGGCAAGCTCGGGGACGCGGTGCAACGGCGGCCGATCGTGCCGCTCGCGATCGGGCTGCTCGTCCTCATCGGGCTTTCCTTGCCCGCGCTGGGCATGCGCCTCGGATTCGCCGACGCGGGCACGGACCCGGAGGCGTCGACCACCCGGCAGGCCTACGACCTGATGGCGGAGGGTTTCGGCCCCGGGTTCAGCGAGCCGTTGATCGTGGTCACCGAGAACGGCGATGGTGCCGCGCTGCAACGGAAACTCGAAGCCACACCAGGGATCGCGGAGGTGACACCGCCGATGGGCCAGGGTGTCACGACGGTTCTCGCCTTCCCCGCGTCTTCGCCGCAGGACGCCGCGACCGCTGAACTCGTCGAGCGGCTGCGGACCGAGGTTCTGCCGGGGCTGCCGGGCAAGTACCTGGTCGGCGGGAGTGTCGCGGCGGCGGTGGACTTCGCGGACGCCGTCGGAGACCGGTTGCCGCTGTTCGTGCTGGTGGTCGTCGGCCTGTCGGCGTTGCTGCTGATGGTCGTCTTCCGCTCGATCCTGATCCCGCTCAAGGCGGCGGTGCTGAACCTGCTGAGCATCGGCGCCGCGCTCGGCGTGATGACAGCGGTGTTCGGCGACGGCCTGTTCGGGGCACAGGCGGGACCGATCGAGGCGTTCGTGCCGGTGCTGATCTTCGCGATCGTGTTCGGGCTTTCCATGGACTACGAGGTGTTCCTGGTGTCCCGGATGCACGAGGAGTGGCGGCGCACCGGCGACGCACGCCACGCGGTCCGCGAAGGACTCGCCTCCACCGGCGGGGTGATCACGGCCGCGGCGGCGATCATGATCGTGGTGTTCGGGGCGTTCCTGCTCAACCCCGACCGGATGCTGGCGCAGTTCGGGCTCGGGCTGGCGGTCGCGGTGCTGGTGGACGCGTTCGTGATCCGCTGTCTCGTGGTGCCCGCGGTGATGCGGCTGCTCGGGGCACGCGCCTGGTGGCTGCCGCAGTGGCTGGACCGGCGGCTGCCGCACGTGGCGCTGGAACCGTCGTCGCGCTAG
- a CDS encoding 3-hydroxyacyl-CoA dehydrogenase NAD-binding domain-containing protein → MTEAKTIRWEQDADGIVVLTLDDPKQSANTMNADFRESLGVVVDRLEAEKDNITGVVLTSAKKTFFAGGDLNDLIQAKPEHAAEITQSSSLMKGQMRRLEQLGKPVVAAINGAALGGGLELALATHYRIAADVKGSQIGLPEVTLGLLPGGGGVVRTVRLLGIQSALLNVLLQGQRHRPAKAKELGLVHELVGTVEELVPAAKAWIKANPEGGVQPWDVKGYKIPGGTPSNPSFAANLPAFPANLRKQIKGANMPAPRAILAAAIEGSQVDFDTAITVETRYFISLATGQVSKNMTKAFFFDLQSINSGGSRPDGFEKYTAKKVGVVGAGMMGAAIAYVSAKAGIDVVLKDVTLEGAEKGKGYAVKLEEKALSRGKTTQEKSDALLAKIKPTDKAEDFAGVDFVIEAVFESVELKHKVFQEIEGIVNPDAVLGSNTSTLPITALAEGVQRTEDFIGIHFFSPVDKMPLVEIICGEKTSPATLAKVFDYTLQIKKTPIVVNDSRGFFTSRVIGTFLNEAVAALGEGVEPASIEQAGSQAGYPAPPLQLMDELTLTLPRKIRKETREAIEAAGGTWNAHASEGVIDRMVEEFDRKGRSTGSGFYDYDESGKRTGLWPGLRDAFKSGSAEVPFEDLKERMLFAEALETVKCFDEGVLTTVADANIGSIFGIGFPAWTGGVIQYINQYEGGLQGFVDRARELAERYGDHFTPPASLVEKAAKGEIYE, encoded by the coding sequence ATGACTGAAGCGAAGACCATCCGCTGGGAGCAGGACGCCGACGGCATCGTCGTGCTCACCCTGGACGACCCGAAGCAGTCCGCCAACACGATGAACGCCGACTTCCGCGAGTCGCTCGGCGTCGTCGTCGACCGCCTGGAGGCGGAGAAGGACAACATCACCGGTGTCGTCCTCACCTCGGCCAAGAAGACCTTCTTCGCCGGCGGCGACCTCAACGACCTGATCCAGGCCAAGCCGGAGCACGCCGCCGAGATCACCCAGAGCAGCTCCCTGATGAAGGGCCAGATGCGACGGCTCGAGCAGCTCGGCAAGCCGGTCGTGGCCGCCATCAACGGCGCCGCGCTCGGCGGCGGCCTCGAACTCGCGCTCGCGACGCACTACCGCATCGCCGCCGACGTCAAGGGCAGCCAGATCGGCCTCCCCGAGGTCACCCTCGGCCTGCTCCCCGGCGGCGGTGGCGTGGTCCGCACCGTACGCCTGCTGGGCATCCAGAGCGCGCTGCTGAACGTGCTGCTGCAGGGCCAGCGGCACCGCCCGGCCAAGGCCAAGGAACTCGGCCTCGTGCACGAGCTCGTCGGCACCGTCGAGGAACTGGTCCCGGCCGCGAAGGCGTGGATCAAGGCCAACCCCGAGGGCGGCGTGCAGCCGTGGGACGTCAAGGGCTACAAGATCCCGGGTGGCACCCCGTCGAACCCGAGCTTCGCGGCGAACCTGCCCGCGTTCCCGGCGAACCTGCGCAAGCAGATCAAGGGCGCCAACATGCCTGCCCCGCGGGCGATCCTGGCCGCGGCGATCGAGGGTTCGCAGGTTGACTTCGACACCGCGATCACCGTCGAGACCCGCTACTTCATCAGCCTCGCCACCGGCCAGGTCTCGAAGAACATGACGAAGGCGTTCTTCTTCGACCTGCAGAGCATCAACTCCGGCGGCTCGCGTCCGGACGGCTTCGAGAAGTACACCGCCAAGAAGGTCGGCGTCGTCGGCGCGGGCATGATGGGCGCCGCGATCGCGTACGTCTCGGCGAAGGCCGGTATCGACGTCGTGCTCAAGGACGTCACCCTCGAAGGCGCCGAAAAGGGCAAGGGCTACGCGGTCAAGCTGGAGGAGAAGGCTCTCTCCCGCGGCAAGACCACGCAGGAGAAGTCCGACGCGCTGCTCGCCAAGATCAAGCCGACCGACAAGGCGGAGGACTTCGCCGGCGTCGACTTCGTGATCGAGGCCGTCTTCGAGAGCGTCGAGCTGAAGCACAAGGTGTTCCAGGAGATCGAGGGCATCGTCAACCCCGACGCCGTGCTCGGCTCCAACACCTCCACGCTGCCGATCACCGCGCTCGCCGAGGGCGTCCAGCGGACCGAGGACTTCATCGGGATCCACTTCTTCTCGCCGGTGGACAAGATGCCGCTGGTCGAGATCATCTGCGGTGAGAAGACCTCGCCCGCCACGCTGGCGAAGGTCTTCGACTACACCCTGCAGATCAAGAAGACCCCGATCGTCGTCAACGACAGCCGCGGTTTCTTCACCTCGCGCGTCATCGGCACGTTCCTGAACGAGGCCGTCGCCGCGCTGGGCGAGGGTGTCGAGCCGGCGTCGATCGAGCAGGCCGGTTCGCAGGCCGGGTACCCGGCCCCGCCGCTGCAGCTGATGGACGAACTGACCCTGACGCTGCCGCGCAAGATCCGCAAGGAGACCCGCGAAGCGATCGAGGCCGCCGGCGGTACCTGGAACGCGCACGCGTCCGAGGGCGTCATCGACCGGATGGTGGAGGAGTTCGACCGCAAGGGCCGTTCCACCGGCTCGGGCTTCTACGACTACGACGAGTCGGGCAAGCGGACCGGTCTCTGGCCGGGTCTGCGCGACGCGTTCAAGTCGGGCAGCGCCGAGGTCCCGTTCGAGGACCTCAAGGAGCGCATGCTGTTCGCCGAGGCGCTCGAGACCGTGAAGTGCTTCGACGAAGGCGTGCTCACCACCGTCGCCGACGCCAACATCGGCTCGATCTTCGGCATCGGCTTCCCGGCGTGGACCGGCGGTGTCATCCAGTACATCAACCAGTACGAGGGTGGCCTGCAGGGCTTCGTCGACCGGGCCCGTGAGCTGGCGGAGCGCTACGGCGACCACTTCACCCCGCCCGCTTCGCTGGTCGAGAAGGCCGCGAAGGGCGAGATCTACGAGTAA
- a CDS encoding sensor histidine kinase, with protein sequence MAILRRYAAEIAVTVAVIAGSVVVSLGAGAETPRNAAVGWVCVVLACAALFLRRRYPLPVAIFTAACCAVYYPQTDPDGFVLLAFAFALYNNASTGRIRSAAVVAAASMGGVAIGEAAAGASRQVDNFAFLLMAGWFLALVAVGAVTYYRREAERTKEAEARRRATDERLRIARELHDVLGHNLALINVQAGAALHGKDPAKAEEALTTIKQTSKEALRELRATLGMLRQADTPSLARVAELAESAGAHGLTVRTEIDGTATELPPDVEHAAFRVVQEALTNVARHAAANTVVVRIGYTPHDVSVQIDDDGRGGAAEPGNGIRGMTERAEALGGELVAAAREDGGFRVRARLPLRVKK encoded by the coding sequence GTGGCGATCCTGCGGCGGTACGCGGCGGAAATCGCGGTCACCGTGGCGGTGATCGCGGGTTCCGTCGTGGTCTCGCTCGGAGCCGGCGCGGAGACACCGCGCAACGCGGCCGTCGGCTGGGTCTGCGTGGTCCTCGCCTGCGCGGCGTTGTTCCTGCGCCGCCGGTACCCGCTCCCCGTCGCGATCTTCACCGCGGCCTGCTGCGCGGTCTACTACCCGCAGACCGATCCGGACGGCTTCGTCCTGCTCGCGTTCGCCTTCGCGCTGTACAACAACGCCTCGACCGGGCGGATCCGGAGCGCGGCAGTCGTCGCGGCGGCCTCGATGGGCGGCGTCGCGATCGGCGAAGCCGCGGCCGGCGCGTCACGTCAGGTGGACAACTTCGCGTTCCTGCTGATGGCGGGCTGGTTCCTCGCGCTGGTCGCGGTCGGCGCCGTGACGTACTACCGCCGAGAGGCCGAGCGCACCAAGGAGGCCGAAGCGCGGCGAAGGGCCACCGACGAGCGCCTCCGGATCGCACGCGAACTGCACGACGTCCTCGGCCACAACCTGGCGCTCATCAACGTCCAGGCGGGCGCGGCCCTGCACGGCAAGGATCCGGCGAAAGCCGAGGAGGCGCTGACCACGATCAAACAGACCAGCAAGGAGGCGTTGCGCGAACTCCGCGCCACACTGGGGATGCTGCGGCAGGCGGACACACCGAGCCTGGCACGGGTCGCCGAACTGGCCGAGTCGGCGGGCGCGCACGGGCTGACCGTCCGGACCGAGATCGACGGCACGGCGACGGAGCTGCCGCCCGACGTCGAACACGCCGCCTTCCGTGTCGTCCAGGAGGCGTTGACCAACGTCGCACGCCACGCCGCCGCGAACACCGTCGTGGTGCGGATCGGCTACACACCCCATGATGTGTCCGTGCAGATCGACGACGACGGCCGGGGAGGCGCGGCGGAGCCCGGCAACGGGATCCGCGGCATGACCGAACGGGCCGAGGCGCTCGGTGGCGAACTCGTCGCGGCCGCGCGCGAGGACGGCGGCTTCCGGGTGCGCGCCCGGCTTCCCTTGCGGGTGAAGAAATGA
- a CDS encoding acetyl-CoA C-acetyltransferase has translation MSSEAYIYEAIRTPRGKNKGGALHGTKPVDLVVGLIEELKVRHPNLDPAVIDDIVLGVVSPVGEQGAVIARTAALNAGLPESVAGVQLNRFCASGLEATNTAAQKVRSGWDQLIIAGGVESMSRVPMGSDGGALFMDPATAYDNYIVPQGTGADLIATIEGFSREDVDAWAVRSQEKAEAAWSGGYFAKSVVPVKDINGVTILDHDEHRRPGSTIEGLGKLKPAFAGIGELGGFDAVALQKYHSVEKIDHVHTGGNSSGIVDGAAVVLVGNEQIGKDFGLTPRARIVATATVGSEPTIMLTGPTPATEKVLKIAGLTPDDIDLWELNEAFASVVLKWIKDLHLDEEKVNVNGGAIAMGHPLGATGAMLVGTVVDELERRQARRALVTLCIGGGMGVATIIERV, from the coding sequence GTGAGTAGCGAGGCCTACATCTACGAGGCGATCCGTACGCCTCGCGGCAAGAACAAGGGCGGTGCCCTCCACGGCACCAAGCCGGTCGATCTCGTGGTCGGCCTCATCGAAGAACTGAAGGTCCGGCACCCGAACCTCGACCCCGCCGTGATCGACGACATCGTCCTCGGCGTCGTGTCCCCGGTCGGCGAGCAGGGCGCCGTGATCGCGCGCACCGCCGCCTTGAACGCGGGCCTTCCCGAGTCCGTCGCCGGTGTGCAGCTGAACCGCTTCTGCGCCTCCGGCCTCGAAGCCACCAACACCGCCGCGCAGAAGGTGCGTTCCGGCTGGGACCAGCTGATCATCGCCGGCGGCGTCGAGTCGATGTCGCGCGTGCCGATGGGCTCCGACGGCGGCGCGCTGTTCATGGACCCGGCCACCGCGTACGACAACTACATCGTCCCGCAGGGCACCGGCGCCGACCTGATCGCGACCATCGAGGGCTTCTCCCGCGAGGACGTCGACGCGTGGGCCGTGCGTTCGCAGGAGAAGGCCGAAGCGGCCTGGTCCGGCGGCTACTTCGCGAAGTCCGTCGTCCCGGTGAAGGACATCAACGGCGTCACGATCCTCGACCACGACGAGCACCGTCGCCCGGGTAGCACCATCGAGGGCCTTGGCAAGCTCAAGCCCGCCTTCGCCGGCATCGGCGAGCTGGGCGGCTTCGACGCCGTCGCGCTGCAGAAGTACCACTCGGTCGAGAAGATCGACCACGTCCACACCGGCGGCAACTCGTCCGGCATCGTCGACGGCGCCGCCGTCGTCCTGGTCGGCAACGAGCAGATCGGCAAGGACTTCGGCCTGACCCCGCGCGCCCGCATCGTGGCGACCGCGACCGTCGGCTCCGAGCCCACGATCATGCTCACCGGCCCGACCCCGGCCACCGAGAAGGTCCTCAAGATCGCCGGTCTCACCCCGGACGACATCGACCTGTGGGAGCTGAACGAGGCCTTCGCCTCGGTCGTCCTCAAGTGGATCAAGGACCTGCACCTCGACGAGGAGAAGGTCAACGTCAACGGCGGCGCCATCGCGATGGGGCACCCGCTGGGCGCCACCGGCGCGATGCTGGTCGGCACCGTCGTCGACGAGCTGGAGCGCCGTCAGGCGCGCCGCGCCCTGGTCACCCTGTGCATCGGCGGCGGCATGGGCGTCGCGACCATCATCGAGCGGGTCTGA
- a CDS encoding SDR family NAD(P)-dependent oxidoreductase: MLLEGRNAIIYGAAGGIGSAVARGFAREGATVHLTGRTLKKLDAVADEIRTAGGKAETAEFDALDEAAIDEHAASVASTAGSVDISMNVITHNDVQGTPLVEMSMEDLESPVRTAVRTNFLTARAAARHMIGQGSGVILMFGGDGDPLPGYHLGGLQVAFSAMEALRRGLACELGPQGVRVVTLRTGGIPETIPAGAGLDDAIRDMVDATMLKRTASLEDVARVAAFAASDHARSMTATALNISCGTMVD; the protein is encoded by the coding sequence ATGTTGCTCGAAGGCAGGAACGCGATCATCTACGGGGCGGCCGGCGGAATCGGGAGCGCGGTGGCTCGCGGATTCGCCAGAGAGGGCGCGACCGTCCACCTCACCGGCCGCACACTGAAGAAGCTCGACGCGGTGGCCGACGAAATCCGGACGGCGGGCGGAAAAGCCGAAACGGCGGAGTTCGACGCGCTGGACGAGGCCGCCATCGACGAGCATGCCGCGTCGGTGGCTTCCACGGCGGGCAGTGTCGACATCTCGATGAACGTGATCACCCACAACGACGTCCAAGGCACTCCGCTCGTCGAAATGTCGATGGAGGACTTGGAAAGCCCGGTCCGGACGGCGGTACGGACGAACTTCCTGACCGCACGGGCGGCCGCTCGGCACATGATCGGGCAGGGGTCCGGGGTGATCCTGATGTTCGGTGGCGACGGTGACCCGCTGCCGGGCTACCACCTCGGCGGTTTGCAGGTCGCGTTCAGCGCGATGGAGGCGTTGCGGCGAGGGCTGGCGTGCGAACTCGGGCCGCAGGGCGTCCGTGTCGTGACCCTGCGCACCGGCGGGATCCCGGAGACGATTCCGGCGGGCGCCGGGCTCGACGACGCCATCCGTGACATGGTCGATGCGACCATGCTCAAGCGGACGGCGTCACTCGAAGACGTCGCCCGGGTCGCCGCCTTCGCCGCATCGGATCACGCACGCAGCATGACGGCCACGGCGCTGAATATCAGTTGCGGCACGATGGTCGACTGA